Proteins encoded within one genomic window of Columba livia isolate bColLiv1 breed racing homer chromosome 1, bColLiv1.pat.W.v2, whole genome shotgun sequence:
- the RDX gene encoding radixin isoform X2, protein MPKPINVRVTTMDAELEFAIQPNTTGKQLFDQVVKTVGLREVWFFGLQYVDSKGYSTWLKLNKKVTQQDVRKENPLQFKFRAKFFPEDVSEELIQEITQRLFFLQVKEAILNDEIYCPPETAVLLASYAVQSKYGDYSKEIHKLGYLANDRLLPQRVLEQHKLTKEQWEERIQNWHEEHRGMLREDSMMEYLKIAQDLEMYGVNYFEIKNKKGTELWLGVDALGLNIYEHDDKLTPKIGFPWSEIRNISFNDKKFVIKPIDKKAPDFVFYAPRLRINKRILALCMGNHELYMRRRKPDTIEVQQMKAQAREEKHQKQLERAQLENEKKKREIAEKEKERIEREKEELMERLRQIEEQTMKAQKELEEQTRRALELDQERKRAKEEAERLEKERRAAEEAKAALAKQAADQMKNQEQLAAELAEFTAKIALLEEAKKKKEEEASEWQHKAFAAQEDLEKTKEELKSVMSAPPPPPPPPVIPPTENEHDEHDENNAEASAELSSDGVMNHRSEEERVTETQKNERVKKQLQALSSELAQARDETKKTQNDVLHAENVKAGRDKYKTLRQIRQGNTKQRIDEFEAMLQKYDLLQPLG, encoded by the exons atcAATGTCAGAGTAACCACAATGGATGCAGAGTTGGAATTTGCCATCCAGCCCAATACAACAGGCAAGCAGCTCTTTGATCAG GTGGTGAAAACTGTTGGTCTTCGTGAAGTCTGGTTTTTTGGGCTACAGTATGTGGACAGCAAAGGCTACTCAACCTGGCTGAAGCTAAACAAAAAG GTAACACAGCAAGatgtaaggaaagaaaaccctttgCAGTTTAAGTTCAGGGCTAAGTTTTTTCCAGAGGATGTATCTGAAGAATTAATTCAGGAAATAACTCAGAGACTTTTCTTCCTGCAAGTCAAAGAAGCGATCTTAAATGATGAAATATACTGCCCACCAGAAACTGCAGTTCTTCTGGCTTCTTATGCTGTCCAGTCCAAGTATGGAGATTACAGTAAGGAGATACATAAACTAGGCTACCTAGCCAATGACAGACTTCTCCCTCAGCG TGTGTTAGAACAGCACAAACTGACAAAAGAACAGTgggaagaaagaatacagaattgGCATGAAGAGCACAGGGGAATGTTAAg gGAAGATTCTATGATGGAATACCTTAAGATAGCACAAGACTTGGAAATGTATGGAGTCaactattttgaaataaagaataaaaaaggaactGAGTTGTGGCTGGGAGTTGATGCTTTGGGTTTGAATATTTATGAGCATGATGATAA GCTGACACCCAAGATTGGTTTTCCTTGGAGTGAAATAAGAAACATCTCTTTTAACGACAAAAAATTTGTCATAAAGCCAATTGACAAAAAGGCCCCC gattttgttttttatgcaCCCCGCCTGAGAATTAACAAGCGAATTTTGGCATTGTGTATGGGAAATCATGAATTGTACATGAGGAGGAGGAAACCTGATACAATTGAAGTGCAACAGATGAAGGCCCAGGCTAGAGAGGAGAAACATCAGAAACAATTGGAAAG ggCACAATTagaaaatgagaagaagaaaagggaaatagcagaaaaggaaaaggaaagaatagagcgtgaaaaggaagaattaatGGAACGCTTAAGACAAATTGAAGAACAAACAATGAAAGCTCAGAAAG AGCTAGAGGAACAGACTAGAAGAGCTCTAGAACTGGATCAGGAACGAAAACGTGCTAAAGAGGAAGCAGAGCGCCTGGAAAAAGAGCGTCGAGCAGCTGAAGAAGCTAAAGCTGCTCTAGCCAAGCAGGCAGCTGATCAAATGAAGAACCAGGAGCAGCTA gcAGCAGAACTTGCTGAATTCACTGCCAAGATTGCACTTCTAGAGGAggccaagaaaaagaaagaagaggaagccTCAGAATGGCAGCACAAA GCTTTTGCAGCCCAAGAGGACTTGGAAAAGACCAAAGAAGAACTGAAATCTGTGATGTCtgctcctcctccacctcctcccccaCCAGTTATTCCTCCAACAGAGAATGAACACGATGAACATGATGAGAACAATGCTGAAGCCAGTGCCGAACTGTCTTCTGATGGTGTCATGAATCACAGGAGTGAAGAAGAGCGggtaacagaaacacagaaaaatgaacGTGTTAAGAAACAGCTCCAG GCTTTAAGTTCTGAGTTGGCTCAAGCCAGAGATGAaaccaagaaaacacaaaatgatgTCCTTCATGCTGAGAATGTTAAAGCAGGCCGTGATAAGTACAAGACTCTTCGACAAATCCGACAAGGCAATACAAAGCAGCGTATTGATGAGTTTGAAGCAAT GTTACAAAAGTACGATCTCTTGCAGCCCTTAGGATAG
- the RDX gene encoding radixin isoform X1 codes for MLLCVLVGEKLEQAVVLPSKINVRVTTMDAELEFAIQPNTTGKQLFDQVVKTVGLREVWFFGLQYVDSKGYSTWLKLNKKVTQQDVRKENPLQFKFRAKFFPEDVSEELIQEITQRLFFLQVKEAILNDEIYCPPETAVLLASYAVQSKYGDYSKEIHKLGYLANDRLLPQRVLEQHKLTKEQWEERIQNWHEEHRGMLREDSMMEYLKIAQDLEMYGVNYFEIKNKKGTELWLGVDALGLNIYEHDDKLTPKIGFPWSEIRNISFNDKKFVIKPIDKKAPDFVFYAPRLRINKRILALCMGNHELYMRRRKPDTIEVQQMKAQAREEKHQKQLERAQLENEKKKREIAEKEKERIEREKEELMERLRQIEEQTMKAQKELEEQTRRALELDQERKRAKEEAERLEKERRAAEEAKAALAKQAADQMKNQEQLAAELAEFTAKIALLEEAKKKKEEEASEWQHKAFAAQEDLEKTKEELKSVMSAPPPPPPPPVIPPTENEHDEHDENNAEASAELSSDGVMNHRSEEERVTETQKNERVKKQLQALSSELAQARDETKKTQNDVLHAENVKAGRDKYKTLRQIRQGNTKQRIDEFEAMLQKYDLLQPLG; via the exons ATGCTTTTGTGTGTACTAGTTGGAGAGAaattggaacaggctgttgTACTTCCAAGTAAG atcAATGTCAGAGTAACCACAATGGATGCAGAGTTGGAATTTGCCATCCAGCCCAATACAACAGGCAAGCAGCTCTTTGATCAG GTGGTGAAAACTGTTGGTCTTCGTGAAGTCTGGTTTTTTGGGCTACAGTATGTGGACAGCAAAGGCTACTCAACCTGGCTGAAGCTAAACAAAAAG GTAACACAGCAAGatgtaaggaaagaaaaccctttgCAGTTTAAGTTCAGGGCTAAGTTTTTTCCAGAGGATGTATCTGAAGAATTAATTCAGGAAATAACTCAGAGACTTTTCTTCCTGCAAGTCAAAGAAGCGATCTTAAATGATGAAATATACTGCCCACCAGAAACTGCAGTTCTTCTGGCTTCTTATGCTGTCCAGTCCAAGTATGGAGATTACAGTAAGGAGATACATAAACTAGGCTACCTAGCCAATGACAGACTTCTCCCTCAGCG TGTGTTAGAACAGCACAAACTGACAAAAGAACAGTgggaagaaagaatacagaattgGCATGAAGAGCACAGGGGAATGTTAAg gGAAGATTCTATGATGGAATACCTTAAGATAGCACAAGACTTGGAAATGTATGGAGTCaactattttgaaataaagaataaaaaaggaactGAGTTGTGGCTGGGAGTTGATGCTTTGGGTTTGAATATTTATGAGCATGATGATAA GCTGACACCCAAGATTGGTTTTCCTTGGAGTGAAATAAGAAACATCTCTTTTAACGACAAAAAATTTGTCATAAAGCCAATTGACAAAAAGGCCCCC gattttgttttttatgcaCCCCGCCTGAGAATTAACAAGCGAATTTTGGCATTGTGTATGGGAAATCATGAATTGTACATGAGGAGGAGGAAACCTGATACAATTGAAGTGCAACAGATGAAGGCCCAGGCTAGAGAGGAGAAACATCAGAAACAATTGGAAAG ggCACAATTagaaaatgagaagaagaaaagggaaatagcagaaaaggaaaaggaaagaatagagcgtgaaaaggaagaattaatGGAACGCTTAAGACAAATTGAAGAACAAACAATGAAAGCTCAGAAAG AGCTAGAGGAACAGACTAGAAGAGCTCTAGAACTGGATCAGGAACGAAAACGTGCTAAAGAGGAAGCAGAGCGCCTGGAAAAAGAGCGTCGAGCAGCTGAAGAAGCTAAAGCTGCTCTAGCCAAGCAGGCAGCTGATCAAATGAAGAACCAGGAGCAGCTA gcAGCAGAACTTGCTGAATTCACTGCCAAGATTGCACTTCTAGAGGAggccaagaaaaagaaagaagaggaagccTCAGAATGGCAGCACAAA GCTTTTGCAGCCCAAGAGGACTTGGAAAAGACCAAAGAAGAACTGAAATCTGTGATGTCtgctcctcctccacctcctcccccaCCAGTTATTCCTCCAACAGAGAATGAACACGATGAACATGATGAGAACAATGCTGAAGCCAGTGCCGAACTGTCTTCTGATGGTGTCATGAATCACAGGAGTGAAGAAGAGCGggtaacagaaacacagaaaaatgaacGTGTTAAGAAACAGCTCCAG GCTTTAAGTTCTGAGTTGGCTCAAGCCAGAGATGAaaccaagaaaacacaaaatgatgTCCTTCATGCTGAGAATGTTAAAGCAGGCCGTGATAAGTACAAGACTCTTCGACAAATCCGACAAGGCAATACAAAGCAGCGTATTGATGAGTTTGAAGCAAT GTTACAAAAGTACGATCTCTTGCAGCCCTTAGGATAG